A stretch of the Oncorhynchus kisutch isolate 150728-3 unplaced genomic scaffold, Okis_V2 scaffold1439, whole genome shotgun sequence genome encodes the following:
- the LOC116366322 gene encoding polycystin-1-like — protein PPACRCLALAGVACLSLRPSSTTTGPSSSASSLVFHVSFAVLRLALLWLVTSALLRNYRRARAELYRPVVDLQDYEMVELFLRRLKMWMGLSRTKEFRHKVRFEGMEPPPSRSSSTSDCQSLCLPPLDGSESPLAAWTGPLRPPGDPPLPAPVA, from the exons CTCCGCCTGCCTGTCGTTGCTTGGCGCTGGCGGGCGTGGCCTGTTTGTCCTTGCGACCATCGTCAACAACAACCGGCCCCTCTAGCTCCGCCTCCAGCCTGGTTTTCCACGTGAGCTTCGCCGTGCTGCGGCTGGCGTTGCTATGGCTGGTGACCTCTGCGTTGTTAAGGAACTATCGTCGGGCGCGGGCGGAGTTGTACCGCCCGGTGGTGGACCTACAGGACTATGAGATGGTGGAGCTGTTTCTACGACGACTGAAGATGTGGATGGGCCTCAGCCGCACCAAGGAG tttCGTCACAAGGTGCGTTTTGAGGGCATGGagccccccccctctcgctcctCCTCCACCAGTGACTGTCAGTCCCTGTGCCTGCCCCCTCTGGACGGCTCCGAGTCGCCCCTGGCAGCCTGGACGGGACCTCTGAGGCCTCCTGGAGACCCACCTCTTCCAGCCCCTGTAGCCTGA